A single Ochrobactrum sp. BTU1 DNA region contains:
- a CDS encoding response regulator transcription factor: MSDPKPKILVVDDEPPIRKLLRVGLTTEGYSIIEAANAREADMLLQSENPDLVLLDLGLPDTDGHELLRLWREQGLTLPVLILSSRTDEAGIVRALEAGADDYISKPFGMKELAARTRVALRHKLQQQGEKPVFQSNGLSVDLVRRIVKLDEMEIKLSPKEYEILRLLVQHAGKVLTHQYILSHVWGPAADVQYLRIYVRQLRQKIEKSPDQPHYILTETGVGYRLREADAIEQS, translated from the coding sequence ATGAGCGATCCAAAGCCGAAAATCCTGGTTGTCGATGATGAGCCACCCATCCGCAAATTGTTGCGGGTTGGGCTTACAACCGAAGGCTATAGCATTATAGAAGCGGCCAATGCGCGCGAAGCAGACATGCTGCTTCAAAGCGAAAATCCTGATCTCGTTCTGCTTGACCTTGGTCTGCCCGATACCGACGGCCATGAGCTGCTCCGTCTGTGGCGTGAACAGGGACTGACACTGCCAGTTCTTATTCTTTCAAGCCGCACCGATGAAGCGGGCATAGTACGAGCGCTAGAAGCGGGTGCCGACGATTATATCAGCAAGCCCTTTGGGATGAAGGAACTAGCAGCAAGAACGCGCGTGGCGCTACGCCATAAACTGCAACAGCAGGGAGAAAAGCCTGTCTTTCAGAGCAATGGATTGTCGGTCGATCTGGTCAGGCGCATTGTGAAGCTTGATGAGATGGAGATAAAGCTCTCTCCAAAGGAATATGAAATCCTGCGCCTGCTCGTGCAGCACGCAGGCAAGGTGCTGACACATCAATATATTCTAAGCCACGTCTGGGGTCCGGCGGCGGATGTTCAATATCTGCGCATCTATGTTCGTCAGCTGCGCCAGAAGATCGAGAAATCTCCCGATCAGCCGCATTATATTCTGACGGAAACAGGCGTCGGCTATCGTCTTCGCGAAGCCGACGCAATTGAACAAAGTTAG